Within the Streptomyces sp. R41 genome, the region GGTCGTGGACGTGGCGCCGTACTTGAGGCCGGGCTCCAGGAAGGGCGTGCCCTTGCCGCTGTTGTCGGCCGCCTTGCCGAGCAGGTCGGAGATGTTGAAGTTGAACTTCAACATCACCAGGAAGGTGAGCAGCAGGGCGCCGACGATCAGCAGCACCGCCTTGACCATCTGGACCCAGGTGGTGCCCTTCATGCCGCCGATGGTGACGTACACGATCATCAGAACGCCGACCAGGGCGACGATGCCGATCTTGCCGCCGTCGCTGGTGATGCCGAGGAGCAGCGAGACCAGGACGCCCGCACCCGCCATCTGGGCCAGCAGATAGAAGATCGACACGACGATCGTGGCCGTGCCCGCGGCCGTACGGACGGGGCGCTGGCGCATGCGGTACGCGAGGACGTCGCCCATCGTGTACCGGCCGGAGTTGCGCAACGGCTCGGCGACCAGGAGCAGGGCCACCAGCCAGGCGACCAGGAAGCCGATGGAGTACAGGAAGCCGTCGTACCCGAAGAGGGCGATCGCGCCCGCGATGCCGAGGAAGGACGCGGCGGACATGTAGTCGCCGGAGACGGCGAGGCCGTTCTGGAAGGCGGTGAACTGGCGGCCGCCCGCGTAGAAGTCGGCGGCGCTCTTGGTCTGGCGGCCGGCCCAGACGGTGATGACGAGGGTCGCGGCGACGAACACCGCGAACAGGGTGATGATCAGTGGCCGGTGCTCACTGGCCTCACCGGCGGCCAGGGTGATCGCGGGGCTCATGCGCCGCCCTCCATCCGGGACTTGATGGCCTCGGCCTTGGGGTCGAGCTTCGCGGCGGCGTGCCGCGAGTACCACCAGGCGATGAGGAACGTGGTGAGGAACTGGCCGAGGCCCAGCACCAGGGCGACGTTGATGTTGCCGAACAGCTTGGTGCCCATGAAGTCGCCCGCGTAGTTGGAGAGCAGGACGTACAGCAGGTACCAGGCGATGAAGGCGACGGTGAGCGGGAAGGCGAAGGAGCGGTAGGAGCGGCGCAGTTCACCGAACTCGGCGCTCTCCTGCTCCTCGACGAACTCCTCGGTGGAGGGGAGTGGGGATCCGGCTTTCGAGGGTGGCGGTGCGTCGGTGGCCACGGTGTCTCCTCGCGTTACGGGTGCGGTTGCGACGGTGGACGGGGGCGAGTCGGAGCTCGCGGACGGGGACGGCTCGGGTACGGACATGCGGTTCTGACCTCACAGTGATGCGGATCACGTAACCAAAGGCGACGGTTCGACTCCTGTACGTAATCCAGTAGGGGGCTCGATCGTCCTCGGGCTCCCTGCTCAAGGTCACGGCGCCACGCGTGGACCGGTTCAACTCCCCCGACTTCTTTCGGAAGTCATCGACGGAAGTCATTGCTGGCCAGGTCGGACCGGGGATAGCTTCGGCCTGCACCACTCCGTCATGTACCTGCCCGAGCACCACCTGTGTTCGGGCAGCTCCGTTTTCCGGATGATGTGGAGATCCCATGGCTCATCTGCGATCCAGACGTCGCCTCGCCCTGGCCGTTCCGGTCGTTCTGTCGCTCACCGCCTCGCTCGGCTTCCTGCCGGGCGTCGCATCGGCCGCCCCGCTCACGGCGCCCGCCGCGACGAGCGCCGACGGCCCGAACCTGGCGTACGTGGTCAACACCAAGACCGACCACCACACGATCGAGTCGGTGAAGAAGGCGATCGCGGCGGCCGACGGCACCGTCGTCATCGCGTACGAGAAGATCGGTGTGATCGTCGTCCATTCCGCCAACCCGGACTTCGGGAAGCAGATCCGGGCGGTACGCGGAGTGCAGTCGGCAGGCGCGACGCGAACGGCGCCGCTGACGCCCGCGGGAACCACGGAGGAGGGCGCGGCGCAGGTGCTGTCGGCCGCGCAGGCCGCCAAGGTCTCGCAGAGCGCCACCACGGGCGAGGAGCCCCTCGAGGCCGACCAGTGGGACCTGCGCGCGATAGGCGCCGACAAGGCCGCGAAGATCAACCCGGGCAGCAAGAACGTGACGGTCGCCGTGATCGACGTCGGCGTCGACGACACCCACCCGGACATCGCCCCGAACTTCTCCGCCTCGCAGTCCGCGAACTGCGTGGGCGGCAAGCCGGACACCACGTACGGCGCCTGGCGTCCCGTGGACGCCGACCAC harbors:
- a CDS encoding DUF485 domain-containing protein — protein: MATDAPPPSKAGSPLPSTEEFVEEQESAEFGELRRSYRSFAFPLTVAFIAWYLLYVLLSNYAGDFMGTKLFGNINVALVLGLGQFLTTFLIAWWYSRHAAAKLDPKAEAIKSRMEGGA